The Prionailurus bengalensis isolate Pbe53 chromosome B1, Fcat_Pben_1.1_paternal_pri, whole genome shotgun sequence genomic interval GTAAAGTTTGTTACTGCATATTTTCCTATGCCGTAGGCGCtggagatatagatatagttGCAATAAAGTTGCTCGACAAAGACGACCAATTGTTCGTCTTCCTTTCTTTGCCCAACTGTGCAGCCCATGTCCTATGATTAAGGCAGCAGTGCCCAATTGCAAATCTTACTCTTACCTGTGCCTTTTCTATGGGTCCTTCTTCCTTGTGCATGATCCTTGATTTCATTTCCTccatctttcccctttttttcagGGCCaacacttttattcttttgttccaGTTTGTTCAATAAGATCCAGTTAATAGATCCAGAATCAGGAAGAGTGTCAGGCAATATTTGAGTAAGGAATGACCAGTATGGGTTTTTATCTTTATGACATTTTATGGGCATACGTGATATGCCCGTGCTGGCTCCTTGACAGCCTAAAAAAGTAAATCATTCAGTTCCCGTGTCCATCAAGCCATGAATACAACGTATATGACATATCCTCACCCCATGTCACCTCATGGAGATGGTGGATGTCATAGCGGCACGGTGTCCGGGGAGAAACAAGAAGGAAGTTGGTACACTTCCTAAAAGCAGAAGTCCCGTTCAGTGCACTGGTTAGTCTTTTAAAAGACCATCAGTTCGTCCAAGTGTTTTCTCAGTCTCTAAAATTCGCTTTTTTCTTGCATTGTCTACTGTGCAATGGCAATACTAccaatttatcttttcttatgATTACATTTTGATGCTTGAAAGAgaattttggttttcctttcttttggcaGTTGGAAGATCTACAGGATGGGCAGTATtttgcagcccccccccccccccccccccccccccccccccccccccccccccccccccccccccgcagagtCTGCTCATGTTAATTGACTTGATAACTTGTGATATGTAGAGATGTTGGCAAACTTGGTTTGGACATCATTTGAGGATAAACACtatgctgtctctctttttaaacagtgtggaggttgctGGGCCTTCAGTGTGGTGGGTGCCGTGGAATCTGCATATGCGATAAAAGGGAAGCCTTTGGAAGACCTAAGTGTTCAGCAGGTCATTGATTGTTCATATAATAATTACGGCTGCAATGGAGGGTCTACTCTCAATGCTTTGAACTGGCTGAATAAGGTGATTTCTCGGCCTTTCGAACTCTtcgtttctgcttttgtttacttAACATGCATTTAGAATGGAAACAGTTTACTCTCATATACCAAAGAATGTTTTTAAGTTCAGAAATTTAAACGACCGAAGCTTGAATTAATCAGAAGATTTCAAAATGAATTGCTTTCAGGCAAGTCGGCTGTTGAGAAATCAAAGCGTGAAAAATCTTACCTGAGATCTGTTTCCAGAAAAACATGTATGTTTATTTCTTAGCACTTCTTAATAGGTCAGAGCTCTTTTACATAGATACATTCGCATCATGTCCCAGAAGGATGAGAACATACGATTATTGATTTCCGTAGAATTTTTGAATACTGAGATTATAAGGGATGTTAGAAATCAGCAAATGTAGTAACTCTTTACGTGGATGAAGAAATGAGCCCTGAGAGGTGAGATCATGTTGCCAAATTAGCAGCTGAGCCAGGACTGTGTCTTAAGTCTTCTGTTCCCACTGAAGGGCTTTATCCCATATACCACAGTGTCTCTCGGTGTTCTTAGGACACTCTCTGACATTGTCCTATATCCAGTATCCACTGCATGAAGCCAGACAGTGAGGCTGTTGCTATGTTTTGTAAAAGTGGTCAAGCtggaatttcccaaatttgaatatcctttccttgttcattttctgtattttgagtcACTGCATACCAGAAGCTGCTTGGTACACATCAGGGGCAACCAAGAATGGTGTGGTCCCTGGCTTCTGTAACGCCAGGAATCAGGAAAGTAAGATTGCGTCTCcacaactaaaaaataaatgacatgtgCCAGTCGAATGGCACAAAGATGTGGATAGAAAGAATGCTTGACCTGACCATTGCCTGTGCATAAAACGCTGTGCTGAGTGAGTCTCAGAGACTTGCTGACAGAACTTATGGCTTTGGAAGGAAAATGGCTCACCTTATTTTAACCTCAGGAGAAAAATGATAAGACTTTATTATCCAGTGGAAGAAGGTTCTAAGGAAGGAAGATATAGGGAAACAATagtaagagagaaagataatTGAGTTTAATTACTTAGTATGTCCCTACCAAACACCTAAAGATTTAATCTAAGGTCTTAATAATGTAAGGAATATCCGCGTGATGAGGGCGTGGCCAAGTTGAATCTTATTTTGACATGTTGCAGTAAGTTCTATTTGATTTCTAAAAcaattgcattttaaataaagaacattcTGGATGTTCATTTTCTCTTAGACGCATGTAAAACTGGTGAGAGATTCAGAGTACCCATTCAAAGCGCAAAATGGTCTGTGCCGTTACTTTTCTGATTCACATTCTGGATTTTCAATCAAAGGTTATTCTGCATATGACTTCAGGTAATTGTCTTATCCTAGTGTGTCTTTCCctctatttcttaatttctgaTCCGTTGGCTATTCAGAATTAATAACTTGATTGAAGGCATAAGTGCCTACTTACAATTGTTTTAAGACCTGCTTTTTACTAGAGAGACCAATGGAGTGCTATGGATGTTGTTTCTTACGCACGATCagcttatttttccatttgtcattAGAATAGAATTACATTTAAATCCAGCTTAAGGTGTAATTTATACTGACCACCTTCCTCTTAACAAATTGAGTTGTCATAATTGCCATTAGTATATTTCAACCTTACTGTTGAATCAATCCAAAATTGCTTTGTGTTACTCTCCAGCTAATATCGAGCAATCTACATAACCAAGAAGCATTTTTTGAACACCCTTggattttttaaagcactgacTTTAAGAAAAGCATAAACTGAAACTTAGAAGCAAGTAAGAGTATATTACTGGAGGTAGATTATGCGGCACGCACTATAGGCACGAGGGAAGCACAAGGGTGGATAAAGATAGGCCGAGGAAGGGCCCTGAAGTGTTGGAAGTTGAAGGGCAAGATGACTTTGGGTAGTTCAGAGGGAAACAGTCGTTAAAAAGGgctttaaaaatgcatgaaaacCTGAAAGCCAGCTAGAAAACCATTGTGACCATTCAATACAGTGCAAGATAGGTGTTCAGGGATAATAGGACAAAGGAAGACACAAACAACTCCTTTTTGCGTTTAAAAAAGTGTAGAGGAAACTTCACACAGTCTTTTgaaacagagaaagcagaaagtaAATTATATTCAGCTGAGGTGACAGACTACCCTAAAACATACTGATACTGAATATAAAAGAGTCTCTTGATCCAGATGGTGCCAACCCATGAGATCTGAAGGAAATCAAGGGTGAAATTAGATCATTGAAGAAAATGGAACCCCTCTGAATAAGCACGAGTGTACCAGAGGGCTGGCACATTGCCGGCACAGCTCCTGTCCACAGCAAGGACTCTCGGGGTGACCCTAGGAACCAAACACCAGAGAACTGCGATCCCACAGACGGAGGCTCCTCAGAATCAATCACTAAATGTGCAAAGTCATTGAGTGCATCATTCCACATCTTTTTGAAGGAAATGCACTTTCAGAAATGAGAAAGTGTGCTTCTATCAGCTACCAGTTCCTTGGGAGTAAAAGGAAGGTGTGTGCACAAGAAATAACTCGATTTTCAAAATGTCACTTAAAAATTTCAGGGAATGCCCCATCATGAGtagcaaagtgaaaaaaaaaaaaattaggaagaaaccagagaagaataggtattagcttgaattagagagtgagagagagagaatgtaagtcACTGGCATTGGACCTGAAGTATGATCCATGTAATTCTTTGGCTAAGAAGAACAGAGGTCCcactaaaaaaaatctctgtgtttACACTGAATATAAACATTCTGATAATACAGTGCTAAGCTAATTGTGTTAGACTCCCCCCAAGAAGATCTCTCTTTGATTTACTCATTCCTTCTCAAATACTTACTGAACTTTGTTTCAGGTTCTGGGGgctcagcagtgaacaaaacagacaaaaaactgaTTGTATTTTAGTGATAGAGACAggcaataaggaaaacaaaaatatgtacagCATGTTAGGTGTAATCATTccaaaaaaaaactaagtaaaatggtgggaggaagaggaaacatCAGGTTGAAGGAAGGGGAGTATACGGGCCAGGACGGAGCTTTTTGAAAAGATgtcatttgagcaaagacctggagAAGCTATGGGAATATAGCCATGTAGACATCTAGGGAAATACTGTTCCCAGCAGGAGCTGTAAGGGCGAAGGCCCTGAGACAGAAACATGTTTGGCATATTTAAAGAACAATGACGCCCACTGGGACTGTAATGGAGAGAAGATGGACAAGACTACTAGGAGATAAGGtaatctggaaagaaagaaagaaagaaagaaagaaagaaagaaagaaagaaagaaagaaagaaagaaggaaagaaggaaagaaagaagaaagaaagaaaagaagagaaagaaaaagagaaagaaagagaaagaaagacagaaagaaaaagaaagaaagaaaaggttacCTAGTAATAATCTCGGAGCAGCGTTAGAAGAATGGTCTTAGATATGAGACATAATAGGTTAATACCCCTCATAGAAAGTAAAGCCCCCCCAGAGAATATTGAGGGATTTTATGtaaagaatgagagaggagagagtcaaGGAGGAGAACAGGCTTTTTGGCCTGAACAGCTGAAAGGATGGAATTAACTGTCACTGGAGATATGAAAGTCTAAGGCAGGAACGGATTCAGCAAGCAACATCATGTTCCAGCAGTAATCCCGAGAAACTCTGGAAGGGAAATGGAGAAATGAGACAGAACAGGAAAGGAAGGGTTTTCCTATTAAGCAAAATAGAACTGAGGGTACTGGTCCTACCGGGGAGCTATTGGGGCCAAGGTAAACTATGCATTTCAATGTTATCCCATCCAAATTGATGATCACTGCATTCCATGTCAGTTGAGGGTGCTGCCAGGGTACAGGTGGGGGGGTGAGCTGGATTTCCTGGCTCTTTAAGAGAAGAGCCTCAGGCAAAAAACCACAGCGGGCCCCATGTTTGAAGCCAGGCTGATTGTGCCCCTGTTACCGCCTCCAACACCAGCACCACCACCGCAGTGGCAAGGGCCAGAGGACTTGGGAAGATTTTCCGCAGCAACGCTGTAACCAGGCACTCGACTAGGCCCCTAACACTTAAATACCGTCACTTCCATTGAGGTTTCTGAGACTCAGGGAGGGTCACAGAGCTCGTGAACTAACTATAGGGCCACATTAGAATTCATATTTGTCGAGCTCTGAAACTCAtactttttccctccctctatttctcaggtcatgagctctttAATTTTTCAGTAGTTTCAGACAGTGTGAGCCCACACACAGCTATCGGCCAAAAACTCCAAAAAATCTCATGCAGAGCCTGAAAAGATCTAAAACTAAGCCAACCAGCAACCAACCAAACAAGCAAAACCTCACTGAATCGTAAGAACATAGTCTAGTCGCAAAGGAAAATTACCATTTATATCCAGGCTTCTTCATGCATTTTTGTTTATCAGGCCCCAGGAAAGACCTTTCagaactcaaaataaatatgagagTGACTAtgtcaagaaaaagagaaggaacccCGTATTAACAATGGACTGAAAAACTAGGGCACGGTATTAACACACTGAATTCTaggaatgagaaaatggaaaaatacatactCATGTAGAGTCTAGAACAGAAAAGACCTACCTTAGTCACTAAATCTTGACGACAGTAAACTTGAGAATTCTTTTAAAGATTGTAGGATTTGTATCTTACTGATCCATAAAGTGGATAGTAAGCATATGGGAAAAGATTTGATAACGTGTCCATTATCAGCAGCGTATATTTTGATAGTACACTTGACCCTCAAACAACACAGGCTTGAACTGCATGTTCCACTAATACGTGGgtttttttccagtaaatacaaaatggtactgtattttattttccttatgattttacgAAAACTTTTTTCCCTAACTTTATTGCAGGAATACAGTAATTGAGtacataaaatgtacaaaaaatggGTTAATCCACTGCTTATGTTATCAGCAAgtcttccagtcaacagtagactattttttttttttaattttttttttcaacgtttatttatttttgggacagagagacagagcatgaacaggggaggggcagagagagggagacacagaatcggaaacaagctccaggctctgagccatcagcccagagcctgacgcggggctcgaactcacggaccgcgagatcgtgacctggctgaagtcggacgcttaaccgactgcgccacccaggcgccccaacagtagactattaaggctttggggagtcaaaagctaTATGTGGACTTTCAACTATGTGGAGGTTCGGCACCCCTATCCCTGGGTTCACGGTCAATTGTAATTCTATATTGGGCtaataatggaaaaaagatgcTGTTTGGAGTATATTTTGACTTGATAAAAGCCAACGTCTTTCTGAAACACAGATGGTAACAATGCTAGTCGGTTCTGGGGCTAAATGGAACTTTTGCCTGCTGGCCTTCACTGGCATGTCTTCCTATTTCGTATTTTCCAGCATCTTTGATATCTTTTCTTTAGTGCTGCCTCCAAGCAGAGACTATTACTCAATTGGTTTTTGATCGTACAATGTTAATTACCCTTTGCATTCTAAaaactatttcttcttcttgatgTTTCTCTTTCCATCATGCTGTCCTTGACACTGGATCTTTGATGTCATATATTTACGGtatagcttttgttttcttcaaaaggtAGAGACAGCTGTATCACTGTTTTACAGAGATAATCCTATTTGTCATATTTGGATAGCAAAATAGTCAaaatttttactataaaatattcaaaaatttgaatacaataaaatagacaTTATACACTACAATCTATGCTGAGCAAAATTGGTTTATTAGATAacttagaaataagaaaaggaagcaatatttattttaaatgtagagtATGATTTATGTGTAGGCATGCTATAAAATTTATACCTACAATTTTATCCTTATACTGGTTTGCAACATAGATGACTTCAGTCACCTGCTGGAGTCACTGGACTCCAGTGTGACTGAAATGACTCCAGTCTGtagctggaatttgaacctagCTATGTGGAACTTCACGGACTATACCCTACCTGTCCCAAGGTAATATTAACGAATACAAGTTATTATTACGGTAGCAAAAATTAGGATTGACTGCTTATAGATCTCCAAGAAAAAGATCTTCGTGTTAACAGGTAATATGGATAAATGTTTAGAATGAATGTGTAGTTTCTGTCTCAATAAATTCTCTTATGCActcaatttttttccccacctgtGGACAAAATATCCCCTTGATAGAAACTGATCTCCGGCTGGATATGACGATGGATTATTTACTCTTTCAAGCTACAAATCCAACCATAACTTGCTGTAGCAATACACTCCCAAATGCTATCTAAATGGCTTGAAATATGAATGACTTGGTTTCAGTGTCCACACACAAAGCTGACCTTTAAAAGTGTAAATAATGGTTTAATCACATACTTCCAAGATTGATGACGGCTGAGTGTTGTGTAACATTAGGCTTTATCAGTACACGTCCATGTGTGAGAGCAATAACTATGCCTTTCGCCGTCTTTGCAATCTAGTACTAGTTCTCCTGGCACCTTGGCATCTCTTCTGTTGCATAATGACAGTCGCCACTTTGAGATAACCCTCCCCTATGATTTCTGCATTTGGCATTCCGTTAACAGAAGTTGGTCAGTTTCTTGATTCTCACATGGTGTGGCAGAGATATGTCTCCATGCATTCAGTCTTCTCACTTTCCTTATTAGAAGAATCCCCTTAGAACTAGATGCTCTAGCTAGCTACAAAACTCCACTTCCCATCTTCCCTGAAGCTAAACTTGGTTAACCGGTAACTGAGTACTAGccaatacatatacatataggcATATGCACAATGTGCACGTTACTTTTTGGAAGTCTTCTTGACAGGAATGTagcccttctttctcctttttgctgTTTAAAAGATACGTTAAATGGCTAGAGCTCCAGCAGCCACCTTGGACCACGAATTGACCTTGGCAATGGGAACCTCACATGGCAGAACGAGAATCTAGAAAGATTCTGACTTCCAATGTCTTGAAGCCTCATAGCAGTCCTGGGCTGTCCATCTCCCAGACTTCTTCTAGTTTCCGTTCTTTACATCTTCTGTAATTGCAACCAAATCTATTCCTAACCATGCACAGATTAAATagattataaaatatctttacttCAAAAACTAACCtccttagggcgcctgggtggctcagtcggttaagtgtctgactcttgatttcggctcaggtcatgatctcacggtttgtggattcaaacccacatgggctctgggctgatggtatggagcctgcttgagattctcagtctccctctctttctgctcctcccctgcttgtgttctctctctcacctccttgaCTGTATATTTCCTCTTTTGGTAGTGACCAAGAAGACGAAATGGCAAAAGCACTTGTCACCTTTGGCCCATTGGTTGTGGTAGTAGATGCAGTGAGCTGGCAAGACTATTTAGGAGGCATAATACAGCACCATTGCTCTAGTGGAGAAGCAAATCATGCAGTTCTCATAACTGGGTTTGATAAAATAGGTAAGTGCTGATCAGACTTGGTTGGTTACTTTCCAGCCTGAACTCTGATTAACAAATGATcgccattatttttaaaatgctgaaatttcggggcgcctgggtggctcagttggttaagcatccgacttcagctcaagtcatgatctcatggtttgtggctttgagtccgcatcgggctctgtgctgacagctcagagcctggaacctgctttggattctgtgtctccctctgtctctgcccacccctcactagtattctatctctctctctctctcaaaaataaataaaaacatttaaaaatcaatcattcAATCAACCAAGCTGAAATTTGGTCGTTCTATGTCTAAGTCCTCCTAAGACCTTTACAGTTTTTCAGTAGACTTCCAGGTACAAATGCCCTGTCATGTCCACCTCCCCGATCAATTAATACCTTGTTAAAACGATGATAATTCTTGATTTAAATAATGTGCATTCTCCACCTGGAATGTTTACAATACTTGTTGGGAAAAAAGACCtgcttattattttatcataCATATCTAACagttcttcctcccccaccccccttttcctAATTCCCTGGAATTGcgtgtatgttttcatttcatgctATCCAAATTCAAACGTGTATTTTTCCATTATTAGAGTGTGACACTAACTACAGCTCCAATTTACTTGGCTAGTATATATTAGCataacattacatttttaatcttttgctcAGAGCTACTATACTTATCCAGAACTAGCCTTTAAATAAACATGCATTCACAAGAAAATCTGAGTTTTTCAGAACTTGTTGCCATTTTATATCTTGTAGGAAATACTCCATATTGGATTGTGCGGAACTCATGGGGAAGTTCATGGGGAGTAGATGGCTATGCCCATGTTAAAATGGGAGGCAATATTTGTGGTGAGTCATGAATTGATGTTTAAAACTTCAGGCTAAATGTACAGGAAGATACTTCgactatattaaaattatgtatctGTCCAGTCCATAGTATACTTTTACAGtaataattttcattctttagccaactgttacaaataaaatagtgttggggcacctgggtggctcagtcagttaagcatctgactcaatttcagctcaggtcatgatctcgtggtcatgagatcgagccccatgtggggctccttgctgggcctggagcctgcttaagattctctctctctctctctctctctctctctctctccccccctccctccctctgcccctccgtatgcccctcccctgttcatgcgcaTGCACAcccatgtgcttgctctctctcaaaaataaattaattaattaacctaATTAAACAGTGTTCTTAAAAGAGACACTATTGCATATgttcatattttgaaaaggagGAGAGACTTCCCTGAAAACGAATATAATGagcaaaatatgataaaatggTGTAATAATTTACTGAAGTTAACTTCAAACACCATATAAATAATCAACTTAGGAGTCCAAAATTCTCCAAAAACATCACCtagttctaatttattttatataactgtATGAATTTTCCTCAATTTGTGCATTATCATATTCGCTCAAGGATTATCAAGAATCACTTTTTCTTTGTatcaaaatgcatgaaaatatGAGCATTAGGATGGTCTCTGATTTAATATGTCCCTTGTCACACCTATAGATTCAAGCAAAACAAGAACTGGGATTGAGAGGCTAAAGCAAATACCAAATATACTTATCTTactgaataacatttttttttggtaattaacTACAAGCAAAATTAAAACAGCTAGTTTAGTATTTTATGCTGTATTCTAAAAACCTATATTTAAACCTGTATTCTAAGGTTTTTGATCTAGAAAATCAGCATAGTTAGGAATCAAGTTTGAGCCAAACTATATTACATATGAAAGCGATCATTTAATTTCTCATTACAATGATTCCTCACATGCatacaggtttttaaaagttgtagAACCCTCCAGATAGACTGAGAAAAGAGAGTACAGAAAAGTTTGACAGTTTCTATTTTGATTCAATCTAGTGACTACTGGCCAATAGTTGCATAAAGTAGGATCCATGAGAGTTAATCAATGATTTGTTCTATCAccccaataaaatatttatcttcagtTATTTATGAAGGAGAGTGATCCTCACAGAAATCTTCCAGCCAGAGCACTAGCAACCCAATCAGGCCTCCACTTTTTAGCATCGTCGGGGGCTTTCACATTTTTGGAACTTGCAGGTAAATTACTGCTGCCATTCATTGAACTTCTGCTGCTAAACATAAATGATCTCTGTCAAAGTGGTGGTGCTTGGATCTAGGCTGCTTCAGAGCTCTGGCAGGAGAGTTGCAAGAACATGATTCAACATTGGTTCATAATTGCCTCATTATGACTCTGtatccctccccccacacacacctcttcTTCATCCCCCATCTACTGAGGGTGAGTTGAAATAATTTCTCCTGTCTACCTGTTTTCCAATTTGATTTTCCAAAGCTTGTCTGGTTAGTAATTATGCAGGGATCCAAATCCTTCCTGAAAATGAGTATTTCCTGAAAGTTCCATACCTGGTGATGATCACATTTCTCTTATGAATGATGTTATAACACAGCATCCCATGGCCCCAAGAGATTTTAAATACATAACTAATTACACTGAAATCCAGTCTTCAAATGGACTGTTTATTGCTTTCGCCATGATATTGAGATGTATGGTCTTGTATGCCAAGAAAGCATAGcacatttgtgatttatttaaattttgtgcaAGTTCCAAGGTTgaattttcaaattgtatttaaaaCAGTCCTATAAATAATTGTATTGCCTCTAAGCAATATATATGAGTGCAATAAAGATTTCAGATATATTCATCTATTCAGGTAATAAGTCTTTTGGGGGTTTTTGTAGAttcttgaaacaaaaatattagtcATGTCTTCTAATATCTTCTTTTGAAGTTGCCATATTTATCCTAACAGCTATAATCATTCCATTATTTTTTGGAGGAAATAGACTAGcactgatgatttctttttttctaggtaTTGCAGATTCTGTTTCTGCTGTATTTGTGTGATTTGTTGGGCAGATCAAGGGACAACTACGAAATGAAGGTTCATAATGGAATGGAGCATAGAGTTCATTCTCAGTGTTATTTGCCTGTAGGCCATCAGCTCAGTGGCCTGGAAGTAATCTGTGGAAGAGTTGCCTACTTTAGGATGAAGGTCAAGTTAAGAATTTCTTCAATTTGAAGAGACTTATCTGGTTTGattattgtttgtttgcttgttttaatgaTATACTTCTAGTAAGATTAAAGAAGGGATAGgaattgctttttctttgtaGAATATAATCACTAGCCTTAGCTCACACTTATATAGAAGAAAGCCAGCCTAAAACGGGGCGGGCTTCTCACAATTCACAGCCCACCGAGATGGAATTTCTTAAGGATTTTGAAATGCCAATTGCTTTACCTCCACAAAAGACGCATACCCCTTGAACTGTAGAAAGGTCATGTAGAAAGAAGCAAAAGGAGAAAGGCactttttaagagaaatagatTGAAATTGAAGGACCGATATGGCAGCTATATGGTAGGAAAAACTCAAGTAGCATTGTCTGAGCGACTGTTGTTAGGAAACTTTGTCAATAGGATTCCAATGGgtcttttttcttagtttgttCTCCCTGTGTTGAGGAGCAATGCATTttcccactctgtttctcttaCTCTTTACTGTGCCACTCCTAAATTTTCCTAGTGGCTTGACTTCCCTGACTAAAGAAGCCtcctatttttactattttataacCATTTATTTGGCTCCGTTTGTTTCTAAGCCTTTATCAAACCAGGATCTCACCTTTCGGTTCCTCCCACCATTCCTAGGCACCACCCCTTTCAAAGCCTAATCCCATCAGTCTGAGGTCTCAGCCAAACTGAATTTCCCAGGCTCTCTGGTTTCCCactcttctgcttattttttccaGATTCCCATTAGAACCACATTTTTGTGCATCTCTTGCCTTCCTCCTGGTTCCTGGTTCTTGATGCTGGTGTTCTCTCTTACAAAAGTCattatgtgtgggtgtgtgggagtGTAAGAGCCTCGGGGCATAAGAGCTGACCTACTCAGTGAACAGAAGCACAATACATAGTATTAAATGGATTAATATAAGAAAATCATATCCAATATTGCATATGCaaacttttctgaaatttatGGTTGCTTTCTAAGGTGGAATATcttaacaaaaacagaattttagacGTAACCGCAACCTCTAAAAAAattgagggggtgcctgggtggctcagtcggttaagcatccaattgaTTTCAGCTAAGATCgcaatcttgcagttcgtgagtttgagccccacatctgggcctgtgctgacaatgaggagcctgctcggggtccttcctctcttcccctctgtctctgtgcctaccctgctcacacg includes:
- the CTSO gene encoding cathepsin O, whose translation is MELRALWLLCCCLCCCGRAADPRATFTATEPRSRERQAAAFRESLHRHRYLNSVFPGENSSAVYGINQFSHLFPEEFKAIYLRSKPSRFPRYRAEVQASIPNVSLPLRFDWRDKRVVTQVRNQQTCGGCWAFSVVGAVESAYAIKGKPLEDLSVQQVIDCSYNNYGCNGGSTLNALNWLNKTHVKLVRDSEYPFKAQNGLCRYFSDSHSGFSIKGYSAYDFSDQEDEMAKALVTFGPLVVVVDAVSWQDYLGGIIQHHCSSGEANHAVLITGFDKIGNTPYWIVRNSWGSSWGVDGYAHVKMGGNICGIADSVSAVFV